The segment AAACGACTCCATCAAACTGTAAGGACTTTATAAAAGGCAATAAATGCTCGATCATGTGCCGCTTCTGTAAAAGtatctttgctttttttacAGCTCACCGTTTGAGATGATGGAGCCATTTGGATCCTGGCTGTCCGGGTCTGCACGGCCACCGCTATAGAAGCCTGACGAGCGTGCGTCACCCTTgtcatcgtcttcatcttcatcattgaACTGTGAAGATGAGAAAAAGGATCATCACTATGCATGACAGTAGTTCTCACAAACACTTCCCTGTTGCTGCAgaacttcatttatttatattagcaTCCCTTAGGAGATGTGACGCAAAAAGAATGACAAACAGAGGCGAAAATAAATACGTGTGTTGGAAATCGCTTCTGTTTTACATAGAGAACATTATgaattaaataatgaaatttaaataatttattaaattacaaGATTGCATCACAGTTTATCCCAACATAGCATGACAATTGCGTCACATTGCCAGGTGAACATTGCTTGACATGCTTACAAATATTACAGATTAAAAGGAGGTGCGTAAGATAATGGATCATAATGGCTAATGGGGTTCAAATATGACATAAGTACAGGAATAATGTTTGCCTCTAGACATCAGGGTGACAGGTAAAGTGATAGATCAAAAAGATGCAGCATGCGTCAAGGAAGCCTGCAGTCACGTGATGCCAGATAGATAGTGCGCGGACTCTCCGTGTCCCGTGAAAAGGCGCTACTCACTATTACCTGGAGATGAGCGAATAAAACACGCGCGTAATGTATCTCGGAAGGTAAAGCGGTCTCACCTCTTTGTATGGCTTGGATTGCTCTTTCCCGAGCATTCCTGTTGCACCTCCGTCCGCGGCAAAAACAACCGTGGAAGCGTCGTGTTATTTGTCTGGAGCgtgaaaacaaatgacattcAGTAACAggcgcattaaaaaaaaaaaaaaaacacacattaaaactCAAACTACAAATATGAACACCCCCGAACACGCTGTTCGCCCGTGAAGGTTTGTCCGAGATAATAAAGGCTCATCCCAGAATAAAGACGCGCTCCACAGATCGTTGTCCCTCAGCCTGTTGCCTGACTTCCTCCAACTTCGCGGTGCCGCCTTCACGTGACACTCGTGAATTATAAATCTGTAGATTGAGTTCTCAAATTCTAACGTGTCTCAAAAAAGCGTTTCATACAGTTGCAAGACACTTCTTATTGTATTCAATAGATCAGAGaattatacatacatatatatgaaatatttaattactTACTTATAATTACTATTTGTTGATTAAAATTATTAACCTAACATTGACAACAAACCTATAATTGATAAGCATCGATTCCATCATATAACTGTGTAGGAAAGTGAATAATTACAtccaattatttaaaaaaaatgaaggcaatcgcatttaaaaaatacaaatctcaaTTGTTTTGGTTTCtcaaacgtctttttttttaaagttcaacCATTAATCACACTATCAATCACCTGACTTAAACACTAATCATTTATAATccaattaatattatattataaaagaaaaaaaatacattactTTGAGGGCGGCACAGTGGCGTAAGTTCTCCTAGTGTCTGccgggatcggctccagcaccgTGAAGcgtaaagaaaatgaattgatGGACAATACTTTAAGTTTAAAGGCTCGATGAAGGGGTAAATTCCGATAGTTTTAAACGCAGCACTCCACCCCGTGGAGTGAACAGGAAAAACTCTGGGAGATTGTTTATTCCGTTCACTCGGATAATCAGCGATCCCGCAATGGCATCAGCGCGACTCTGTGTCCTCTTTGTGTCCCTTTCTCTGACTTTAGCGAAAGAcgttaaattaaaatacaaaccaTCCAACCAACCCGTCCGGTTATTCACGGAAGAGGAACTGAACAGACACGACGGCAGCGAGGTGGCGTCAAACTTCATCTGGAACCAGAACATGGAGCGTTATTGTGCGTGGATGTTCGTGTCTGTGATGTTTGATCCGTCGGCGCTTtcgcttctccccccccccatctgtttcAGGAGGGCCAGCCTATTTACATGGCAGTTAAAGGTGTGGTGTTTGACGTCACCAAGGGAAAAGGTAAATAGTGCGTAAAAACGTTTTTACGCACAGGATAGTTATTCCAATTGACTTGGCAAAAATGCTAAAGCTGGttcaaacttcttttttttcattcagaatTTACAGATCATGATTATATGCTGTGTTGAAGTGATATTTAATTGTATCAATTGCAGAGTTTTATGGTAGAGACGCCCCATACAATGTCCTGGTAGGCAAGGACTCCACACGCGCTGTTGCTAAAATGTCCCTGGACCCAGAAGACCTGACATCAGATACTGTAAGTGTAGCGTGGACGCCTAATTCAATTTTTTTGTCCTGCCAGTGTGTCTCCCACCTGATTTCGTGAACTGCAGGGATTGGGAATGTTCCACGGGACACCTGATTCCAGAGTGTTCGGTAAATGTGGTGTTGATTTTCAAATGAAGGCCGCAAACCCGTAGGCTTTCTGATCTTtgatgatgaaaacaaaaacgaaaTATATATGTGACCGGAAAATCTAGCAAAATTCTACATATGGGAATATTTTTGTGTATACAAGAACAAGTTGGGAACACAGTGTGAATATGCTGAGTGGTAAATATTGATGACGCTGTCAGGTCTTGTTCACGCAATGTTTAGGGAAATCCAAGGAATAAGTATATAATCTATTTCCTGAAGCGGATACTGATCAAATACCACCAGAGCCAGTATTTCAAAGGTCACTGCTGGGAAGGAACATTAATTctggtttaaatttaaatattaaatacaagtTAATCTAATTATCAAGTCAAATTCATTTTACTCAATGCCGTCAActtcaaaggtttttttttgtaaactggTCCTTAAACGTCCTTCAGaaatgagtttttgtttttggtgctgGTCCTTATGGAAACCGTCTACAACTTAGCTTTTCCAATGACAGATGCTAATAAAATATGCCGTTTCCCATCTTTTACTTCCACAGACTGGCCTCACAGAAGAGCAGCTGAAGTCTCTGGATGATG is part of the Brachionichthys hirsutus isolate HB-005 chromosome 18, CSIRO-AGI_Bhir_v1, whole genome shotgun sequence genome and harbors:
- the nenf gene encoding neudesin, producing MASARLCVLFVSLSLTLAKDVKLKYKPSNQPVRLFTEEELNRHDGSEEGQPIYMAVKGVVFDVTKGKEFYGRDAPYNVLVGKDSTRAVAKMSLDPEDLTSDTTGLTEEQLKSLDDVFEGTYKNKYPIVGYMASRILNEDGSPNEDFKPEDQLHFQIRDEF